The Oreochromis niloticus isolate F11D_XX unplaced genomic scaffold, O_niloticus_UMD_NMBU tig00000668_pilon, whole genome shotgun sequence genome includes a region encoding these proteins:
- the LOC102083268 gene encoding CST complex subunit CTC1 isoform X1 codes for MDPLQELLDRVKPSTEAESLWLKNIFTFISEHLSPVVCSSAPSQTGNHGDLSLFSLSMCAVQAIQQQMCVAHSLPVSYRLLSVSELVSQQHLACVSNLSWSTNQQRAWAREAELAVPGQRALPRVNLLLIGCLREGRDGEYRLTDASGSVMCECLSLSPLWRDQPVFLPHWNYIPHNASGQEEAAGFLELIGSPVLLCPGAEQGLAAAGRVELSGVVGVGEAGRLLRHRVKGQRLSVFGEVGSVCPLLAVAGTTFFCFTLTDESRSLPVLVQDSSRLSWIQRVCVGQSVCVTALRVCALRGWRGNNILCVTKRSELHADYTHTQEHTQEHTQEHTHSESLLLMSQPAEDDCEEAEHEEVELDQSAVRIKQSKVISYQGVVTEVVSEGAGLYMLDGKVGLCVAYQPAAKRKLRAGDRVELHHAHFLYRPCPDFPPSMLCTCLRSTLRVTAFSRAGGSPPDNRCPGDGALPRLLLQKNTDVSDYLWTCHLSSQLAHSLVQGVWRQQCVCLLSWRLMETQSRAGGRGRRDIYSEMLDEPHTCPVTQYSVSSAVRRYLGVSELLESLQTDCWSSAPLSSLLPPDGSNLTSSQINGFLSWSCRTLSSEPQGGDAVRQRPLLLVGVLELPSQTSEFKHSMQLRDATGAAACVLTESSEEEEGAQRAVFNSAWIGCLVGVVQFTMVTERFLQSDFPSYQHLDQDRFITHKHCRVYLQFSLDHLHILSPSVAMETHLRHKGEEPGGDVTVRKQTVEEEEETVGSKRKRREEEEEADSGNPWSCVSMVIRVEQMEGVSWRNTGAEAEDQEAGLRLCFSVKAAVIGPVVSWRRDPKNEPMIEKESEQKQERKVVLVFSGVCTRWFPVLQPGCFYRLIAANTQDPSVLIGCGVSGRSGVDLHAESTLQVRRGWRFHTLTRPLLLPTCRQAVPPTVLSVSEVLDCSSELVCFQGVVSERISVNNRTAHSGHTHSGVRLTLCDQAGRSLQVYLDLSHTPYPPGLLPGNTLLLSGFQRRLSRTGSVYCTYLPVSSITVVSLGDTSSAQPPPPAPIMHLGEWALSSKQRCTVGQVKGHVVCFLFLQLQWSCSLCGSVYTQGCSSSQCHSTSSVFQSKAKLVIDDGTGEAHVWFSAALVRALLGLADAQWEGLQRALRVRGHIRVFPRGQSQILEHHSSSQTQDMEEDELFQSLAGIHHSIILDPQKTLIYFYISYICLSKSKIYVSREEATMIKPVCENEISEFC; via the exons ATGGACCCCCTGCAGGAGCTCCTGGACCGGGTCAAGCCCAGCACCGAGGCG GAGTCCCTGTGGTTAAAGAACATCTTCACCTTCATCTCTGAACACCTGAGTCCTGTGGTGTGTAGCTCCGCCCCCTCGCAGACAG GTAACCACGGTGACCTCAGCCTCTTCAGTCTGAGCATGTGTGCGGTGCAGGCAATCCAGCAGCAGATGTGTGTGGCCCACAGCTTACCTGTCAGCTACAG GCTGCTGTCCGTCTCCGAGCTCGTCTCCCAGCAGCACCTGGCTTGCGTCAGCAACCTGTCCTGGAGCACCAATCAGCAGAGAGCCTGGGCCAGGGAGGCGGAGCTCGCCGTGCCGGGTCAGAGGGCGCTGCCGAGGGTCAACCTGCTGCTGATTGGGTGTCTGAGAGAAGGCCGTGACGGAGAGTACAGGCTGACGGACGCCAGCGGCAGCGTCATGTGTGAG TGCCTGTCTCTCTCGCCCCTGTGGCGCGATCAGCCCGTTTTCCTCCCTCACTGGAACTACATTCCCCACAATGCATCGGGCCAGGAAGAGGCCGCAGGCTTCTTGGAGCTGATTGGCTCCCCTGTCCTGTTGTGTCCTGGTGCTGAGCAGGGATTGGCTGCTGCTGGAAGGGTGGAGCTAAGTGGAGTGGTGGGAGTCGGAGAGGCCGGCAGGCTGCTGAGACACAG ggtcaaaggtcagcggCTGAGCGTGTTCGGAGAGGTGGGCTCAGTCTGCCCTCTGCTGGCCGTGGCAGGAACGACCTTCTTTTGCTTCACGCTGACGGATGAGTCGCGCTCGCTGCCCGTGCTCGTACAG gacaGCAGCCGGCTCAGCTGGAttcagcgtgtgtgtgtcgGGCAGAGCGTGTGTGTGACAGCTCTACGTGTGTGTGCGCTACGAGGCTGGAGAGGAAACAACATCCTGTGTGTGACGAAGCGCTCCGAGCTGCACGCCGactacacgcacacacaggaacacacacaggaacacacacaggaacacacacactctgagtcCCTGCTGCTGATGTCACAGCCTGCTGAGGACGACTGTGAGGAGGCGGAGCATGAGGAGGTGGAGCTGGACCAATCAGCTGTGAGGATAAAGCAATCCAAAGTCATCAGCTACCAG GGCGTGGTGACTGAAGTTGTGAGTGAGGGGGCGGGGCTCTACATGCTGGATGGGAAGGTGGGTCTGTGCGTGGCCTATCAGCCGGCGGCGAAGAGGAAGCTGAGGGCGGGAGACAGAGTGGAG TTGCATCACGCCCACTTCCTGTACCGGCCTTGCCCGGACTTCCCTCCCAGCATGCTTTGCACCTGCCTGCGCTCCACCCTGAGGGTGACGGCCTTCAGCAGGGCGGGAGGGTCGCCACCCGACAACCGCTGCCCGGGAGATGGGGCGTTACCACGGTTACTGCTGCAGAAAAACACAGATGTGTCCGATTACCTGTGGACGTGTCACCTAAGCTCGCAGCTGGCACACAG TCTGGTCCAAGGTGTGTGGAGgcagcagtgtgtgtgcttGCTGTCCTGGAGGCTGATGGAGACTCAGAGCAGAGCTGGAGGACGAGGACGCAGAGACATCTACTCTGAGATGCTGGACGAGCCTCACACCTGTCCTGTGACTCAG TACAGCGTGTCCTCAGCGGTCCGTCGGTACCTCGGTGTGTCGGAGCTCCTGGAGTCCCTGCAGACTGACTGCTGGTCTTCGGCCCCTCTGAGCTCTCTGCTGCCCCCTGATGGCTCCAACCTGACCTCCTCCCAGATCAACGGGTTCCTGTCCTGGTCTTGCAGGACTCTGTCCTCCGAGCCTCAGGGTGGAGACGCTGTCAG gcagcgccccctgctgctggtcGGCGTGCTGGAGCTGCCGTCACAGACATCGGAGTTCAAACACTCGATGCAGCTCAGAGACGCCACGGGAGCTGCAGCCTGCGTGCTGACGGAGAgcagcgaggaggaggagggagcgCAGAGGGCGGTCTTTAACAGCGCCTGGATTG gtTGTCTGGTGGGTGTGGTGCAGTTCACCATGGTGACAGAGAGATTCCTCCAATCAGATTTCCCCTCCTACCAACACCTGGACCAGGACAGGttcatcacacacaaacactgcag GGTTTACCTGCAGTTCTCTCTGGACCACCTGCACATCCTGAGTCCATCTGTTGCCATGGAGACACACTTGAGACACAAGGGGGAGGAGCCAGGAGGGGATGTCACTGTCAGGAAGCAGacagtagaagaagaagaagagactgTTGGGagtaagagaaagagaagagaagaagaagaagaagcagactCCGGCAACCCCTGGTCCTGTGTCTCCATGGTGATCAGGGTGGAGCAGATGGAGGGTGTCTCCTGGAGGAATACAGGGGCGGAGGCAGAGGATCAGGAGGCAGGGTTGAGACTGTGCTTCTCAGTGAAAGCTGCTGTGATTGGTCCAGTGGTCAGCTGGAGGCGGGACCCAAAGAATGAACCAATGATAGAGAAAgaaagtgaacaaaagcaggagagaaAG gtggtGCTGGTGTTCTCAGGTGTGTGTACGCGGTGGTTTCCTGTCCTCCAGCCTGGATGTTTCTACAGACTCATCGCCGCTAACACTCAG GATCCCAGTGTTTTGATTGGCTGTGGAGTTTCTGGGCGCAGTGGGGTGGATCTCCACGCTGAGTCAACCCTACAAGTCAGACGTGGTTGGAGATTCCACACTCTGACACGCCCACTGCTGCTGCCCACCTGCAGACAG GCCGTCCCACCCACAGTCTTGTCTGTCTCAGAGGTCTTAGACTGCAG ctcaGAGCTGGTGTGTTTTCAGGGTGTGGTGTCTGAAAGGATCAGTGTGAACAACAGGACTGCccactctggacacacacactcag gtgtgcgTCTCACTCTTTGTGACCAAGCTGGGAGGAGTCTGCAGGTATACCTGGACTTAAGCCACACCCCCTACCCACCTGGCCTGTTGCCGGGTAACACTCTGCTGTTGTCTGGTTTCCAGAGGAGGCTGtccag gacaGGAAGTGTGTACTGCACGTACTTACCTGTCAGCTCGATAACTGTGGTCTCCCTGGGAGACACCAG CTCGGCccagcctcctcctcctgctcccaTCATGCACCTGGGTGAGTGGGCTCTGAGCAGCAAGCAGAGGTGCACTGTGggacaggtcaaaggtcatgtgGTGTGTTTCCTTTTCCTGCAACTGCAGTGGAGCTGCTCGCTGTGTGGCAGCGTGTACACACAG ggcTGCAGCAGCTCTCAGTGTCACTCGACCTCGTCAGTGTTTCAGTCCAAAGCAAA GCTGGTGATTGATGACGGGACAGGTGAGGCTCACGTCTGGTTCTCAGCTGCTCTGGTTCGTGCTCTGCTGGGATTGGCTGACGCTCAGTGGGAGGGGCTTCAGAGAGCActcagggtcagaggtcacatcAGAGTCTTCCCTCGTGGGCAGAGCCAG ATACTGGAACATCACAGCTCCTCACAAACTCAGGATATGGAAGAAGATGAACTTTTCCAGTCACTCGCTGGGATACATCATTCAATTATTCTGGATCCTCAGAaaacattgatttatttttatatttcatatatttgttTGTCCAAATCAAAGATTTATGTTAGTAGAGAAGAAGCCACCATGATAAAGCCTGTGTGTGAAAATGAGATCAGTGAATTTTGTTGA
- the LOC102083268 gene encoding CST complex subunit CTC1 isoform X2, with product MDPLQELLDRVKPSTEAESLWLKNIFTFISEHLSPVVCSSAPSQTGNHGDLSLFSLSMCAVQAIQQQMCVAHSLPVSYRLLSVSELVSQQHLACVSNLSWSTNQQRAWAREAELAVPGQRALPRVNLLLIGCLREGRDGEYRLTDASGSVMCECLSLSPLWRDQPVFLPHWNYIPHNASGQEEAAGFLELIGSPVLLCPGAEQGLAAAGRVELSGVVGVGEAGRLLRHRVKGQRLSVFGEVGSVCPLLAVAGTTFFCFTLTDESRSLPVLVQDSSRLSWIQRVCVGQSVCVTALRVCALRGWRGNNILCVTKRSELHADYTHTQEHTQEHTQEHTHSESLLLMSQPAEDDCEEAEHEEVELDQSAVRIKQSKVISYQGVVTEVVSEGAGLYMLDGKVGLCVAYQPAAKRKLRAGDRVELHHAHFLYRPCPDFPPSMLCTCLRSTLRVTAFSRAGGSPPDNRCPGDGALPRLLLQKNTDVSDYLWTCHLSSQLAHSLVQGVWRQQCVCLLSWRLMETQSRAGGRGRRDIYSEMLDEPHTCPVTQYSVSSAVRRYLGVSELLESLQTDCWSSAPLSSLLPPDGSNLTSSQINGFLSWSCRTLSSEPQGGDAVRQRPLLLVGVLELPSQTSEFKHSMQLRDATGAAACVLTESSEEEEGAQRAVFNSAWIGCLVGVVQFTMVTERFLQSDFPSYQHLDQDRFITHKHCRVYLQFSLDHLHILSPSVAMETHLRHKGEEPGGDVTVRKQTVEEEEETVGSKRKRREEEEEADSGNPWSCVSMVIRVEQMEGVSWRNTGAEAEDQEAGLRLCFSVKAAVIGPVVSWRRDPKNEPMIEKESEQKQERKVVLVFSGVCTRWFPVLQPGCFYRLIAANTQDPSVLIGCGVSGRSGVDLHAESTLQVRRGWRFHTLTRPLLLPTCRQAVPPTVLSVSEVLDCSSELVCFQGVVSERISVNNRTAHSGHTHSGVRLTLCDQAGRSLQVYLDLSHTPYPPGLLPGNTLLLSGFQRRLSRTGSVYCTYLPVSSITVVSLGDTSSAQPPPPAPIMHLGEWALSSKQRCTVGQVKGHVVCFLFLQLQWSCSLCGSVYTQGCSSSQCHSTSSVFQSKAKLVIDDGTGEAHVWFSAALVRALLGLADAQWEGLQRALRVRGHIRVFPRGQSQVCDGDADDFLLHFLLCLCSSDVMIWPLSLTCRKRTNQRPEEVRRFTRGDREFLTRLAPPLQLTCLRLHPD from the exons ATGGACCCCCTGCAGGAGCTCCTGGACCGGGTCAAGCCCAGCACCGAGGCG GAGTCCCTGTGGTTAAAGAACATCTTCACCTTCATCTCTGAACACCTGAGTCCTGTGGTGTGTAGCTCCGCCCCCTCGCAGACAG GTAACCACGGTGACCTCAGCCTCTTCAGTCTGAGCATGTGTGCGGTGCAGGCAATCCAGCAGCAGATGTGTGTGGCCCACAGCTTACCTGTCAGCTACAG GCTGCTGTCCGTCTCCGAGCTCGTCTCCCAGCAGCACCTGGCTTGCGTCAGCAACCTGTCCTGGAGCACCAATCAGCAGAGAGCCTGGGCCAGGGAGGCGGAGCTCGCCGTGCCGGGTCAGAGGGCGCTGCCGAGGGTCAACCTGCTGCTGATTGGGTGTCTGAGAGAAGGCCGTGACGGAGAGTACAGGCTGACGGACGCCAGCGGCAGCGTCATGTGTGAG TGCCTGTCTCTCTCGCCCCTGTGGCGCGATCAGCCCGTTTTCCTCCCTCACTGGAACTACATTCCCCACAATGCATCGGGCCAGGAAGAGGCCGCAGGCTTCTTGGAGCTGATTGGCTCCCCTGTCCTGTTGTGTCCTGGTGCTGAGCAGGGATTGGCTGCTGCTGGAAGGGTGGAGCTAAGTGGAGTGGTGGGAGTCGGAGAGGCCGGCAGGCTGCTGAGACACAG ggtcaaaggtcagcggCTGAGCGTGTTCGGAGAGGTGGGCTCAGTCTGCCCTCTGCTGGCCGTGGCAGGAACGACCTTCTTTTGCTTCACGCTGACGGATGAGTCGCGCTCGCTGCCCGTGCTCGTACAG gacaGCAGCCGGCTCAGCTGGAttcagcgtgtgtgtgtcgGGCAGAGCGTGTGTGTGACAGCTCTACGTGTGTGTGCGCTACGAGGCTGGAGAGGAAACAACATCCTGTGTGTGACGAAGCGCTCCGAGCTGCACGCCGactacacgcacacacaggaacacacacaggaacacacacaggaacacacacactctgagtcCCTGCTGCTGATGTCACAGCCTGCTGAGGACGACTGTGAGGAGGCGGAGCATGAGGAGGTGGAGCTGGACCAATCAGCTGTGAGGATAAAGCAATCCAAAGTCATCAGCTACCAG GGCGTGGTGACTGAAGTTGTGAGTGAGGGGGCGGGGCTCTACATGCTGGATGGGAAGGTGGGTCTGTGCGTGGCCTATCAGCCGGCGGCGAAGAGGAAGCTGAGGGCGGGAGACAGAGTGGAG TTGCATCACGCCCACTTCCTGTACCGGCCTTGCCCGGACTTCCCTCCCAGCATGCTTTGCACCTGCCTGCGCTCCACCCTGAGGGTGACGGCCTTCAGCAGGGCGGGAGGGTCGCCACCCGACAACCGCTGCCCGGGAGATGGGGCGTTACCACGGTTACTGCTGCAGAAAAACACAGATGTGTCCGATTACCTGTGGACGTGTCACCTAAGCTCGCAGCTGGCACACAG TCTGGTCCAAGGTGTGTGGAGgcagcagtgtgtgtgcttGCTGTCCTGGAGGCTGATGGAGACTCAGAGCAGAGCTGGAGGACGAGGACGCAGAGACATCTACTCTGAGATGCTGGACGAGCCTCACACCTGTCCTGTGACTCAG TACAGCGTGTCCTCAGCGGTCCGTCGGTACCTCGGTGTGTCGGAGCTCCTGGAGTCCCTGCAGACTGACTGCTGGTCTTCGGCCCCTCTGAGCTCTCTGCTGCCCCCTGATGGCTCCAACCTGACCTCCTCCCAGATCAACGGGTTCCTGTCCTGGTCTTGCAGGACTCTGTCCTCCGAGCCTCAGGGTGGAGACGCTGTCAG gcagcgccccctgctgctggtcGGCGTGCTGGAGCTGCCGTCACAGACATCGGAGTTCAAACACTCGATGCAGCTCAGAGACGCCACGGGAGCTGCAGCCTGCGTGCTGACGGAGAgcagcgaggaggaggagggagcgCAGAGGGCGGTCTTTAACAGCGCCTGGATTG gtTGTCTGGTGGGTGTGGTGCAGTTCACCATGGTGACAGAGAGATTCCTCCAATCAGATTTCCCCTCCTACCAACACCTGGACCAGGACAGGttcatcacacacaaacactgcag GGTTTACCTGCAGTTCTCTCTGGACCACCTGCACATCCTGAGTCCATCTGTTGCCATGGAGACACACTTGAGACACAAGGGGGAGGAGCCAGGAGGGGATGTCACTGTCAGGAAGCAGacagtagaagaagaagaagagactgTTGGGagtaagagaaagagaagagaagaagaagaagaagcagactCCGGCAACCCCTGGTCCTGTGTCTCCATGGTGATCAGGGTGGAGCAGATGGAGGGTGTCTCCTGGAGGAATACAGGGGCGGAGGCAGAGGATCAGGAGGCAGGGTTGAGACTGTGCTTCTCAGTGAAAGCTGCTGTGATTGGTCCAGTGGTCAGCTGGAGGCGGGACCCAAAGAATGAACCAATGATAGAGAAAgaaagtgaacaaaagcaggagagaaAG gtggtGCTGGTGTTCTCAGGTGTGTGTACGCGGTGGTTTCCTGTCCTCCAGCCTGGATGTTTCTACAGACTCATCGCCGCTAACACTCAG GATCCCAGTGTTTTGATTGGCTGTGGAGTTTCTGGGCGCAGTGGGGTGGATCTCCACGCTGAGTCAACCCTACAAGTCAGACGTGGTTGGAGATTCCACACTCTGACACGCCCACTGCTGCTGCCCACCTGCAGACAG GCCGTCCCACCCACAGTCTTGTCTGTCTCAGAGGTCTTAGACTGCAG ctcaGAGCTGGTGTGTTTTCAGGGTGTGGTGTCTGAAAGGATCAGTGTGAACAACAGGACTGCccactctggacacacacactcag gtgtgcgTCTCACTCTTTGTGACCAAGCTGGGAGGAGTCTGCAGGTATACCTGGACTTAAGCCACACCCCCTACCCACCTGGCCTGTTGCCGGGTAACACTCTGCTGTTGTCTGGTTTCCAGAGGAGGCTGtccag gacaGGAAGTGTGTACTGCACGTACTTACCTGTCAGCTCGATAACTGTGGTCTCCCTGGGAGACACCAG CTCGGCccagcctcctcctcctgctcccaTCATGCACCTGGGTGAGTGGGCTCTGAGCAGCAAGCAGAGGTGCACTGTGggacaggtcaaaggtcatgtgGTGTGTTTCCTTTTCCTGCAACTGCAGTGGAGCTGCTCGCTGTGTGGCAGCGTGTACACACAG ggcTGCAGCAGCTCTCAGTGTCACTCGACCTCGTCAGTGTTTCAGTCCAAAGCAAA GCTGGTGATTGATGACGGGACAGGTGAGGCTCACGTCTGGTTCTCAGCTGCTCTGGTTCGTGCTCTGCTGGGATTGGCTGACGCTCAGTGGGAGGGGCTTCAGAGAGCActcagggtcagaggtcacatcAGAGTCTTCCCTCGTGGGCAGAGCCAG gTGTGTGACGGGGACGCTGATGACTTCCTCCTCCACTTCCTGTTGTGTCTGTGCAGCAGTGATGTCATGATTTGGCCGCTCAGCCTCACCTGCAGGAAACGCACCAATCAGAGACCAGAAG aggTGAGGAGGTTCACTCGAGGAGACAGAGAGTTCCTGACCAGACTGGCTCCTCCCCTTCAGCTCACCTGTCTGCGCCTCCACCCTGACTGA
- the LOC102083268 gene encoding CST complex subunit CTC1 isoform X3: MDPLQELLDRVKPSTEAESLWLKNIFTFISEHLSPVVCSSAPSQTGNHGDLSLFSLSMCAVQAIQQQMCVAHSLPVSYRLLSVSELVSQQHLACVSNLSWSTNQQRAWAREAELAVPGQRALPRVNLLLIGCLREGRDGEYRLTDASGSVMCECLSLSPLWRDQPVFLPHWNYIPHNASGQEEAAGFLELIGSPVLLCPGAEQGLAAAGRVELSGVVGVGEAGRLLRHRVKGQRLSVFGEVGSVCPLLAVAGTTFFCFTLTDESRSLPVLVQDSSRLSWIQRVCVGQSVCVTALRVCALRGWRGNNILCVTKRSELHADYTHTQEHTQEHTQEHTHSESLLLMSQPAEDDCEEAEHEEVELDQSAVRIKQSKVISYQGVVTEVVSEGAGLYMLDGKVGLCVAYQPAAKRKLRAGDRVELHHAHFLYRPCPDFPPSMLCTCLRSTLRVTAFSRAGGSPPDNRCPGDGALPRLLLQKNTDVSDYLWTCHLSSQLAHSLVQGVWRQQCVCLLSWRLMETQSRAGGRGRRDIYSEMLDEPHTCPVTQYSVSSAVRRYLGVSELLESLQTDCWSSAPLSSLLPPDGSNLTSSQINGFLSWSCRTLSSEPQGGDAVRQRPLLLVGVLELPSQTSEFKHSMQLRDATGAAACVLTESSEEEEGAQRAVFNSAWIGCLVGVVQFTMVTERFLQSDFPSYQHLDQDRFITHKHCRVYLQFSLDHLHILSPSVAMETHLRHKGEEPGGDVTVRKQTVEEEEETVGSKRKRREEEEEADSGNPWSCVSMVIRVEQMEGVSWRNTGAEAEDQEAGLRLCFSVKAAVIGPVVSWRRDPKNEPMIEKESEQKQERKVVLVFSGVCTRWFPVLQPGCFYRLIAANTQDPSVLIGCGVSGRSGVDLHAESTLQVRRGWRFHTLTRPLLLPTCRQAVPPTVLSVSEVLDCSSELVCFQGVVSERISVNNRTAHSGHTHSGVRLTLCDQAGRSLQVYLDLSHTPYPPGLLPGNTLLLSGFQRRLSRTGSVYCTYLPVSSITVVSLGDTSSAQPPPPAPIMHLGEWALSSKQRCTVGQVKGHVVCFLFLQLQWSCSLCGSVYTQGCSSSQCHSTSSVFQSKAKLVIDDGTGEAHVWFSAALVRALLGLADAQWEGLQRALRVRGHIRVFPRGQSQSV, encoded by the exons ATGGACCCCCTGCAGGAGCTCCTGGACCGGGTCAAGCCCAGCACCGAGGCG GAGTCCCTGTGGTTAAAGAACATCTTCACCTTCATCTCTGAACACCTGAGTCCTGTGGTGTGTAGCTCCGCCCCCTCGCAGACAG GTAACCACGGTGACCTCAGCCTCTTCAGTCTGAGCATGTGTGCGGTGCAGGCAATCCAGCAGCAGATGTGTGTGGCCCACAGCTTACCTGTCAGCTACAG GCTGCTGTCCGTCTCCGAGCTCGTCTCCCAGCAGCACCTGGCTTGCGTCAGCAACCTGTCCTGGAGCACCAATCAGCAGAGAGCCTGGGCCAGGGAGGCGGAGCTCGCCGTGCCGGGTCAGAGGGCGCTGCCGAGGGTCAACCTGCTGCTGATTGGGTGTCTGAGAGAAGGCCGTGACGGAGAGTACAGGCTGACGGACGCCAGCGGCAGCGTCATGTGTGAG TGCCTGTCTCTCTCGCCCCTGTGGCGCGATCAGCCCGTTTTCCTCCCTCACTGGAACTACATTCCCCACAATGCATCGGGCCAGGAAGAGGCCGCAGGCTTCTTGGAGCTGATTGGCTCCCCTGTCCTGTTGTGTCCTGGTGCTGAGCAGGGATTGGCTGCTGCTGGAAGGGTGGAGCTAAGTGGAGTGGTGGGAGTCGGAGAGGCCGGCAGGCTGCTGAGACACAG ggtcaaaggtcagcggCTGAGCGTGTTCGGAGAGGTGGGCTCAGTCTGCCCTCTGCTGGCCGTGGCAGGAACGACCTTCTTTTGCTTCACGCTGACGGATGAGTCGCGCTCGCTGCCCGTGCTCGTACAG gacaGCAGCCGGCTCAGCTGGAttcagcgtgtgtgtgtcgGGCAGAGCGTGTGTGTGACAGCTCTACGTGTGTGTGCGCTACGAGGCTGGAGAGGAAACAACATCCTGTGTGTGACGAAGCGCTCCGAGCTGCACGCCGactacacgcacacacaggaacacacacaggaacacacacaggaacacacacactctgagtcCCTGCTGCTGATGTCACAGCCTGCTGAGGACGACTGTGAGGAGGCGGAGCATGAGGAGGTGGAGCTGGACCAATCAGCTGTGAGGATAAAGCAATCCAAAGTCATCAGCTACCAG GGCGTGGTGACTGAAGTTGTGAGTGAGGGGGCGGGGCTCTACATGCTGGATGGGAAGGTGGGTCTGTGCGTGGCCTATCAGCCGGCGGCGAAGAGGAAGCTGAGGGCGGGAGACAGAGTGGAG TTGCATCACGCCCACTTCCTGTACCGGCCTTGCCCGGACTTCCCTCCCAGCATGCTTTGCACCTGCCTGCGCTCCACCCTGAGGGTGACGGCCTTCAGCAGGGCGGGAGGGTCGCCACCCGACAACCGCTGCCCGGGAGATGGGGCGTTACCACGGTTACTGCTGCAGAAAAACACAGATGTGTCCGATTACCTGTGGACGTGTCACCTAAGCTCGCAGCTGGCACACAG TCTGGTCCAAGGTGTGTGGAGgcagcagtgtgtgtgcttGCTGTCCTGGAGGCTGATGGAGACTCAGAGCAGAGCTGGAGGACGAGGACGCAGAGACATCTACTCTGAGATGCTGGACGAGCCTCACACCTGTCCTGTGACTCAG TACAGCGTGTCCTCAGCGGTCCGTCGGTACCTCGGTGTGTCGGAGCTCCTGGAGTCCCTGCAGACTGACTGCTGGTCTTCGGCCCCTCTGAGCTCTCTGCTGCCCCCTGATGGCTCCAACCTGACCTCCTCCCAGATCAACGGGTTCCTGTCCTGGTCTTGCAGGACTCTGTCCTCCGAGCCTCAGGGTGGAGACGCTGTCAG gcagcgccccctgctgctggtcGGCGTGCTGGAGCTGCCGTCACAGACATCGGAGTTCAAACACTCGATGCAGCTCAGAGACGCCACGGGAGCTGCAGCCTGCGTGCTGACGGAGAgcagcgaggaggaggagggagcgCAGAGGGCGGTCTTTAACAGCGCCTGGATTG gtTGTCTGGTGGGTGTGGTGCAGTTCACCATGGTGACAGAGAGATTCCTCCAATCAGATTTCCCCTCCTACCAACACCTGGACCAGGACAGGttcatcacacacaaacactgcag GGTTTACCTGCAGTTCTCTCTGGACCACCTGCACATCCTGAGTCCATCTGTTGCCATGGAGACACACTTGAGACACAAGGGGGAGGAGCCAGGAGGGGATGTCACTGTCAGGAAGCAGacagtagaagaagaagaagagactgTTGGGagtaagagaaagagaagagaagaagaagaagaagcagactCCGGCAACCCCTGGTCCTGTGTCTCCATGGTGATCAGGGTGGAGCAGATGGAGGGTGTCTCCTGGAGGAATACAGGGGCGGAGGCAGAGGATCAGGAGGCAGGGTTGAGACTGTGCTTCTCAGTGAAAGCTGCTGTGATTGGTCCAGTGGTCAGCTGGAGGCGGGACCCAAAGAATGAACCAATGATAGAGAAAgaaagtgaacaaaagcaggagagaaAG gtggtGCTGGTGTTCTCAGGTGTGTGTACGCGGTGGTTTCCTGTCCTCCAGCCTGGATGTTTCTACAGACTCATCGCCGCTAACACTCAG GATCCCAGTGTTTTGATTGGCTGTGGAGTTTCTGGGCGCAGTGGGGTGGATCTCCACGCTGAGTCAACCCTACAAGTCAGACGTGGTTGGAGATTCCACACTCTGACACGCCCACTGCTGCTGCCCACCTGCAGACAG GCCGTCCCACCCACAGTCTTGTCTGTCTCAGAGGTCTTAGACTGCAG ctcaGAGCTGGTGTGTTTTCAGGGTGTGGTGTCTGAAAGGATCAGTGTGAACAACAGGACTGCccactctggacacacacactcag gtgtgcgTCTCACTCTTTGTGACCAAGCTGGGAGGAGTCTGCAGGTATACCTGGACTTAAGCCACACCCCCTACCCACCTGGCCTGTTGCCGGGTAACACTCTGCTGTTGTCTGGTTTCCAGAGGAGGCTGtccag gacaGGAAGTGTGTACTGCACGTACTTACCTGTCAGCTCGATAACTGTGGTCTCCCTGGGAGACACCAG CTCGGCccagcctcctcctcctgctcccaTCATGCACCTGGGTGAGTGGGCTCTGAGCAGCAAGCAGAGGTGCACTGTGggacaggtcaaaggtcatgtgGTGTGTTTCCTTTTCCTGCAACTGCAGTGGAGCTGCTCGCTGTGTGGCAGCGTGTACACACAG ggcTGCAGCAGCTCTCAGTGTCACTCGACCTCGTCAGTGTTTCAGTCCAAAGCAAA GCTGGTGATTGATGACGGGACAGGTGAGGCTCACGTCTGGTTCTCAGCTGCTCTGGTTCGTGCTCTGCTGGGATTGGCTGACGCTCAGTGGGAGGGGCTTCAGAGAGCActcagggtcagaggtcacatcAGAGTCTTCCCTCGTGGGCAGAGCCAG TCGGTGTAA